The nucleotide window CCTAAACATAAAATAAAGACTTTGCTAAACGAACTATCAAAGTCAGGTATATTCAAAAACTTGTCTTTTTTGTTATAGTTTTGAGATATGAATAAAATAAAATTTCCTTACGGCATCAGCAATTTTGAGATACTTTCCAAAGAAAACTACGTTTTTGTAGATAAAACCTCTTTTATTCCACGATTAGAGGAAGAAAGGTTAGTATGTTTTTTACGCCCGCGCAAGTTCGGTAAAAGCTTGTGGCTATCTATTTTGGAATACTACTACGATACCAATCAAGCACACAAATTTGAACTACTTTTTGGCAAGTACTACATTGGTAAGAACCCCACACCACTGCATAACACTTACCGAATTCTCCGATTTGATTTCAGCGGTATAGATAGCAGTACCAAAGAAAAAGCTAAAAGAGGTTTTAGCGTTTCTATACAAGGAAGTTTACAGGAGTTCAATCTTAAATATACCGTTTTTGACACAGCCACACTTTCAGAAATTATTCAAAGCAGAGATGCAGAGAAAATGCTCTATTTATTTTTTAAAAATTATCCCAAAGATAAACCGCTTTACTTGCTTTTTGATGAATACGACCATTTTACGAATGATATTTTGTACCGCAGTTTGAATGAATTTGTAGAAAGTGTGTCTAAACAAGGGTATATCCGCAAGTTTTACGAAGTTATCAAAAGTGCTACGCAACAAGGAATTGTAGATAGACTGTTTATCACAGGGGTTTCCCCCTTGACTTTGGACGCCCTGACCAGCGGTTTTAACATCCTGACTAACCTTACCCACAACCTTGAATTTGAAACTATGCTCGGCTTTACCGAAGAAGAAGTACAACAATTAGTAGAATTGACTACACAAGATAAAGCTTTACAAGAAAAAGCCCTGCAAGAAATGAAAGAATGGTACAATGGATACCGATTCAATAAAAAATCTACACAAACACTGTACAACTCGGATATGGTTTTATACTATCTCAAAGAATTTGCCCGTACTCACGAAGCTCCTGACAGGTTGTTAGACCCCAACATTGCCCCTGACTATGGCAAACTCAAACAAATGTTTCAAGTGGTCAATGTGAGTAAGAACCAAGAAGTGTTAGAAGAAGTGCTGCAAAATGGCTACGTGGATGCAGAGTTAGTTACAATATACAATTTTGAAAAAGGTTTTACGACTGCGGATTTTGTCAATTTTTTGGCGTATTTGGGGAATTTGACGATTGAAAAGAGTTTGTTTGGGGACACGGTACGGTTCAGGATACCGAATAAGGTTATACAGGTTTTGTATTGGCAGTATTATGCGGAGGTGTTGCAGGAGCGGGCGGTGCTTAGAGATGATTTAGACAAGGTTCAGGAGAGTATTATTGATATGGCGTTGTATGGGGCTTATGGAGGTTTTTTGAGTTTGGTAGAGCGGTTGTTGAAGGGGCTTTCTAATCGGGATTATCAGCGGTTTGATGAGAAGTATGTGAAGTTGGTATTTTTAGCGTATATTTCGCATTCGAGTATATTTGATGTTCGGAGTGAGGAGGAGGTGAGAGGTGTTGGGTATGTAGATTTAATGTTTTTGCGTAAGCGTATGGAGGATGAACCCCATGAGTATGTGATAGAGTTGAAGTATTTGAGGAAGGAGCAGGAGGGGGAGTTAGAGAAGGTGAAAGCGGAAGGGAGGGCGCAGTTGTTGAATTATTATCGTGGGGATGAGCGGTTGTGGGGCAAGCGGTATTTACATTTGTTGGTAGTGGTGTGTGTGAAGGATAGTTTGTACGTGGAGGAGGTAGATTATTCTGCGTGAGGCATGCGGAGGGTGGGCGTTAGCCCAGTGCGTAGCGAAGCGAAGCACCGAAGCGAAAGCGTAGCCCGAAGCACGCCGACCTTGCCCACACAAGCGCAAGCGAAGTGTGGGCAAGGGCACGCCCAAAAAAAAGAATTCTATAAAAATCAAGCAAAAATACTATCAGAAGATAAACAAAGGCATTGATGCAGCCTAAAACTTAATCGGAGTTTTGTGCTATTATGATTTTAGGAATAAAGTCAGGGGGCATGTCTTTGAGTAAAATTTTGCCTTCTGCCAATTCTTCTATCCGAGAAAGCACATACTCCGTTTTTTCCAAAAGATGCTTTGTGTCTAATCCTAACGCGTGTGGCTGATAGTCTGCTAGTTTTTCCACAGCTTTGGTTAGCATGCTTTGAGCGCCTTTGAAATTCAAAAAACACAAATGATAGTATCCAATAGCTAATTGAATAATGGCTTGATAGCACCTTTTTTCTTTGCCACGAACGTCGTGCCAAATGGCTTCAAAAGTATCGTGTGCATCAAAAAAGTCTTTGTTGTTGAACTCTTGAATACCTTTCAAAAAATCAGGGTTAGATAAAGCGGGATGAGGCATATTAGAATTTGTAAGTATGTATTTCTTCGATGCAGTACTTCAAAAGCTGTATGCTATGTAACACATCTGTTTTACTTACAGTTTCTATGGTTGAATGAATGTATCGCGTAGGTACAGAAATAGCCCCTACAATTGCTCCGTGTTTTCCGAATCTTTGCATAGATGCTGTGTCTGTCCCTCCTGCAACAAGAATTTCAGGCTGCCATGGAATATTGTGTTTTTCAGCGGTTTTTTTCATAAACTCTACCATGCGTGCATCGCATATCACAGAGCTGTCCATAATTTTGATAGCTACTCCCTTGCCCAATTGCGTGCATTTTTCGTGTTCAGCAGCTCCAGGCGTATCGTAAGCAATCGTGGTATCTATGTTGATAGCAAAATCGGGATTGATTAGGTGAGTAGCTACCTGTGAACCTCGCAGACCAACTTCCTCTTGCACAGTAAATACGGCATAAAAATCATACTCATGGGTGTCTAAATAACGTAGCGTTTCTAACAAAATGTAGACTGCTACACGATTATCCAAAGACTTAGTAGAAACATAGTTACCCACTTCGACTAAGTCTCTTTCTCTTGTAACTACATCGCCTATTGAAACAATTTTTTCTACTTCTTCTTTGGGCAATCCTACATCTATTACGAAGTCTGTTATTTTTACGGCTTTTTCACGCTCTGCGGGTTCCATAATATGAATAGGTTTTGTGCCCATCAAGCCTATAATATCCTTTTTTCCATGCACGATGACTCTTTGTGCTGTAAGTGTTTTAGGGTCAAAACCGCCCAAAGGTGTAAAACGGATAAAACCTTGTTCATCTATGTGTCTTACAATGAAAGCAATTTCATCTAAATGGGCAGCGGACATGAGTTTTT belongs to Bacteroidia bacterium and includes:
- a CDS encoding ATP-binding protein, whose translation is MNKIKFPYGISNFEILSKENYVFVDKTSFIPRLEEERLVCFLRPRKFGKSLWLSILEYYYDTNQAHKFELLFGKYYIGKNPTPLHNTYRILRFDFSGIDSSTKEKAKRGFSVSIQGSLQEFNLKYTVFDTATLSEIIQSRDAEKMLYLFFKNYPKDKPLYLLFDEYDHFTNDILYRSLNEFVESVSKQGYIRKFYEVIKSATQQGIVDRLFITGVSPLTLDALTSGFNILTNLTHNLEFETMLGFTEEEVQQLVELTTQDKALQEKALQEMKEWYNGYRFNKKSTQTLYNSDMVLYYLKEFARTHEAPDRLLDPNIAPDYGKLKQMFQVVNVSKNQEVLEEVLQNGYVDAELVTIYNFEKGFTTADFVNFLAYLGNLTIEKSLFGDTVRFRIPNKVIQVLYWQYYAEVLQERAVLRDDLDKVQESIIDMALYGAYGGFLSLVERLLKGLSNRDYQRFDEKYVKLVFLAYISHSSIFDVRSEEEVRGVGYVDLMFLRKRMEDEPHEYVIELKYLRKEQEGELEKVKAEGRAQLLNYYRGDERLWGKRYLHLLVVVCVKDSLYVEEVDYSA
- a CDS encoding DUF309 domain-containing protein; the encoded protein is MPHPALSNPDFLKGIQEFNNKDFFDAHDTFEAIWHDVRGKEKRCYQAIIQLAIGYYHLCFLNFKGAQSMLTKAVEKLADYQPHALGLDTKHLLEKTEYVLSRIEELAEGKILLKDMPPDFIPKIIIAQNSD
- a CDS encoding M42 family metallopeptidase; the protein is MEFNLKLLKQICEIPGAPGREDKIRDFIHEQIKSLIKAKKIDKNDVYVDNIGNLHVIKRGKAKNPKKLMSAAHLDEIAFIVRHIDEQGFIRFTPLGGFDPKTLTAQRVIVHGKKDIIGLMGTKPIHIMEPAEREKAVKITDFVIDVGLPKEEVEKIVSIGDVVTRERDLVEVGNYVSTKSLDNRVAVYILLETLRYLDTHEYDFYAVFTVQEEVGLRGSQVATHLINPDFAINIDTTIAYDTPGAAEHEKCTQLGKGVAIKIMDSSVICDARMVEFMKKTAEKHNIPWQPEILVAGGTDTASMQRFGKHGAIVGAISVPTRYIHSTIETVSKTDVLHSIQLLKYCIEEIHTYKF